The genomic segment CGGGGGCTGGAAGTGCAGGAACAATAACCTGGGTAACGCCCTGCATGGTGGCAGGAGCAGCGTGGTGGCACATGCTCCACGCTGGTGCCAAGCTGAGCCCAGAATACCTcaccaggccctgcccaatGCGTGGGGGGACACGGCCCCAGCAAGTGCCCTACGTGTGTTTTTAAGCAGTCGTATCCATGTCCCAGTGCTGTGGTTCAAGTCCCCAGGCTTTCCCACTGAACAGGACACGCTGGCAGggccagagccagagctggggctgtccccactCTTGGTGTGCCCCCCAAAAGTCCTGGTGCCCTCAGGAGGAGACCTCCACTCCCAGACCCCACCAGgccctgcagcatcctgcatTGCCGACacggctgctcctgctgcatgcggggagcagagctctgcccccTCCTTCAGCAGTTATATAAAAGGATTAAAATTTAATATGAACTTCAAAAGGGGAAGAACTGGGTGGTCGAAGGCAGCTGGCCCAGGGCCgggtgcagagcagaggcacCTTGGGacatgtcccagctctgctgagcagcagcactgcgGCACATGGAGACCTCATCCAGCCCCATCCATGGGGGCAAAGTGTCCAGGCACCACGGGCAGCATGGGCATCCCATGAACCACACTGGCTTCATTGAGCCGTGGTCTCTCTGGGCCACAGTGGTGCACAGTTTCCATGGCACATTGAGACTCCATTCCCTGGGGTCAGGCCTTGCCCAGCACCTTCACCCCTCTGATGGCATCCAGGCAGCCCTTGGTGACCCAccacccacagggacagcatcaCCCACCCGTCCTGGTGCCCACTGCCTTCCTGCCCATCCCACACCAGCAATTCCCCAGGCTCACATCTCCTCCTGCCCGGTGCCTCACATTTCCTCCCATGCACGTGGGCTGCAGTGTGCTGGAGATCAGCCCTGTGGCTGGGGGAGCAGACCCCCCCAGCCGGGGGACAGCTGATGCACCCCTGCCCCCCACCATGCCCAGAAGCTTCTGCGCAGCACCCGCTCTGCCCTCCCGCCGGAGCAGCAccgggagcggggctgtgctggcagcaggaatgagccagggctgggaaaaCACCATCATCCGCCCACACCGCCGCCcacggccccgcgcccgccccgccgcccccgccgcgccgggatcacggggcgggggcggcggctgCGGGGTGGGGGCTGcgcccgccgctgccccccACCCAAGGGCGGGGCAGGGGACGGGGCAGGGGGGTGCGGGCTCAGCAGTCCCCGGTGCAAGAGCCACCCTGGGACAGGGTCCTGCcgcaggagcagggctgggctggggggccagggctggggggctgctcCATATCCAGCCCTCCTCGGGGCACAGGAACTTCTCGGTGAGGGGCACAGGCACTCGCCAGCAAAGAGACTGGGGAAGCCTTTGGCTCGTTCTTTTTAATCCTGGCCAACAGCAGAAGGGGTGCAGGCATGAGGCTTAGGGACATTGCAGGACAGGACTGGCCACGGGGCCTCGAACAGCCCCCTCAGCAGCCCAGCTCATGCCACGGGGGTCTTTGGTCACGCATGTCCCTGCAGGATGGAGACCCCCAGGAGATGACAGCAACCACTGAGCATCCCTCGCTGTTCTGTCTCCCCACACCCCACTGTGGCTCAGCTCCCATTGCTGGGCGAGTCCCTCTCGCAGTGCCAGTGCCGCTCTCCCAGTGCCAGCGAagctctcccagtgccagcGACGCCCTCCCAGTGCCTGCAATGCggggggcaggagctgtgctggagcaggagctgcggGCGCGTGGGAACGCTCAGAGAGCAGAGCggggtgggaggaggggggtgcGCGATGCCAGGGCTCCCCCCACGCTGCTCCCGATCCCTCACCTGGCAACAGGGACCACATCCCAGCGGGACTGTGGCACCGGGGCAGGCGGGGGAGGGACCTGGTGCCCGCCCCGCTACGAGGAGGTGAAGGAGGATGTTCGGGCGCCAGGCACcggcccgggcggggccggcgggggcagcgggaAGCACCGGCCCATCTCACGCAGGGTCCGCTCCAGGTCAGCGCGGAAGCGCCGGATGGAGAAGCAGTACACAAGGGGGTCCAGGCAGCTGTTGAGGCTGAGCAGGGCCACGCTCAGCGTGTGCAGCACATCCAGAGTGTCGGGGGGCCCACAGAGCGGTGCAGGGGGCCGGCTGCCCACCCAGGGGGCCAGTGTCAGATGGTAAGGGGCCACACAGACCACAAAaaccagcagcatccccagcaccaTGGCACGGGCCTGCTGCCGGTGGGAGCCTGGTGAGGCCGCGGCAGGCACCGAGAGCACCCGGGCGATGGAGGCGTAGGTGCCCAGCACCACCAGGAAGGCGACGGAGAAGAAAGCCACCATGGCATAGGCGTAGCCCCGCTGCCGCCCGTGCTGCTCGAAGCAGGCGGTGGTCCCGGCACGGGTGGGGAAGGTCTGGTGGGTGGCCAGGGTGGGCacggcacagcccagccccagcagccaggccagggcgCAGGCCAGCGCGGCGCCGCGGGGCCCCGTGAGCGGCAGCGCCCGGCGCGCCGCCCGCACAGCACAGAAGCGGTTGAAGCTGATGAGAGCCATGAAGGTGATGGCGCTGTAGGTGGCCAGGTAGTAGGCGGCCCCGGCCAGGCGGCAGGCGACCTCTGAGAGGAGCCAGTCCCCCCCAGCCAAGTAGTAGTGGATccagaggggcagggtgaggTTGAAGAGGATGTCAGCCAGCGTGAGGTTGATGAGGTAGATGCGGATGGCCTTCCTCACCTTGCCGCTCTGCAGGAAGACCAGCAATGCCACCAGGTTGCCCGGCAGGCCCACGCACAGCACCAGGCAGTAGACGATGGGGACCAGCAGGAACTGCACGGGGTGGTAGGGCACGCACTCGCCAGGGTGTTCCACCAGCAGGGGTCCCGGCACCGAGCCGTTCATCCCGGGCTCCTGCAAAGATGGGGAACAGTGGCACAacccttggggacaggggagggacATTGACACAGACAGGACAACCTCTCTGGCTGGCACCTGTTGCAGGGCACTGGAGGCAGGGCCCTGCGGGGATGCCATCATGTGCCAGAGGGGCTCAGCTCACACAGGAGAGGGGGAGACCCCAGCTATGCCCCCCCAGACAACAAGGAAGCCGAGGCTGCTGTCAGCTGTGCAGCTCGAGCTCCCAGGGAgtggcaggcacagctgcagcacagccaagggacagagctgcagccgGAGGCACCCGAAGGTGCCGCGCTGGCTCCAGtcggcagctgcagggcttaACACCTCCCACACAGCACGTGCCTGGGGgccacccaccccagccctgtcccagcacccCAAATTCCCCATGGAGCCAGGCATGAGGAAGTCACCCACTGGCTCAGCAAGCTCCAGAGTGGAGAAACCCAGGAACGGACAGGGGTACAAGCACAGGGCCAGCATGCCCCCATGCCCCCCCAGTCCTGCACAGCGGGGTTTGCCTCTGGTCCTGGCCATGGAAAACCACgctgtgctgcagtggctgTATCCAGGGCTGCAGTTACTTCACCTCCCATCACTGCCTGCCCACACCTCGCCAACGAAGGCACTGAGTCACCAGCCGGTGTTTTCCAGCACGGCAGGGCTGGATTCGGCACACGCAGCACCCAGCCCCGGGTTGAGGCACGGAGAGAACAAACTGCCGAGCCTGAGAGACCTCAGTTGGACCCCAGAGGAACCTCTTGATCCCTCAGTGGTCCCCTTTTCCACCTCCTTCCCCATCGTTAGCACAGTGAATGCTCCATCTCACCCACACCACCATTGTTACCTACCTTGTCGGGTCGGGAAGGAGCGGCTGCGTCCCCTCCGGCTGCTCCTcactctgctccagccaggctggggacagctttaagtgctgggggaggcaggggctgcctgaCCCCCACCCACCATCCCAAGCCCCCCTGGATCTTAGTGCCTGTGAGACAGCAGCTGGAGTGGAGAGAGCACCTGTGTGTGTATGTA from the Prinia subflava isolate CZ2003 ecotype Zambia chromosome 24, Cam_Psub_1.2, whole genome shotgun sequence genome contains:
- the LOC134561700 gene encoding platelet-activating factor receptor-like; the encoded protein is MNGSVPGPLLVEHPGECVPYHPVQFLLVPIVYCLVLCVGLPGNLVALLVFLQSGKVRKAIRIYLINLTLADILFNLTLPLWIHYYLAGGDWLLSEVACRLAGAAYYLATYSAITFMALISFNRFCAVRAARRALPLTGPRGAALACALAWLLGLGCAVPTLATHQTFPTRAGTTACFEQHGRQRGYAYAMVAFFSVAFLVVLGTYASIARVLSVPAAASPGSHRQQARAMVLGMLLVFVVCVAPYHLTLAPWVGSRPPAPLCGPPDTLDVLHTLSVALLSLNSCLDPLVYCFSIRRFRADLERTLREMGRCFPLPPPAPPGPVPGARTSSFTSS